Proteins from a single region of Melanotaenia boesemani isolate fMelBoe1 chromosome 3, fMelBoe1.pri, whole genome shotgun sequence:
- the ubap2a gene encoding ubiquitin-associated protein 2a isoform X2, translating into MMSSLGSDKARGPREKALPAVTQTSQPQKQIQATAEQIRLAQMIYDKNDADFEDKVNQLMEVTGKNQDECMVALHDCNEDVSRAINFLLESTSDMTSWETVGKKKPLVKEGPSESKENKENREKKGEREASKGRAAATRKGKGQRNRQAQGVRPEENGVEVTAVERSSDRGRRVKGGRGSGVRGRGKAPTGSRFSAQGMGTFNPADYTSEAGTGTTQTEVWDTVTNNSTDGTVAWRKTLEDWTAEDWSEDVSLSETKVFTSSCAPAAENHITPGQSLDLSALLQKPGVGGREAPSSSSNHSLVFTNSHHHQQPPPSRSTTSSTSYAHAALSSVLGAGFGDLGQAKRPPPSAGAQILEQLKGPGLGQLPSSQTAPPVSTQGSNTSIGRLPGLGGPVPPPSSSGWDLKASESNTTPLSSQFSREFGLQPEPSLVLSQLVQRHTGPSLPLARQPSPPSQQAAPPASASPAPQHTSTPAQAGPVMAAGGVKPPASSAALDPQGSGMPQQQRVQLKGPKRRIPPASKIPSTAVEMPGSADVPGLNLQFGALDFGSESALPEFGVVDNCVGAVSRESTPAPASAPAASGPGTQSQTSLYSKPLSESLGSPLSVALPPPLSSSEPIYHSSSVALSSLAPSLGTASSTNPPSSSTTSTTSSSVPSSSSPFTSVGGSYDGTIPPHTRLAFSQSKEATGPVMNGLNGVRTSAALDTSSASSTPKPESPSININANGPSAPSSHLPSTLTAHSSAALSNLAQELPSASQLNTLNSHVSSHSSVSALGSSSLTYTSVDSSTVSSLAPSSGSYTSSQPPASSLHTAHNSSNSSSSISHLANMPSMGNNMSSTVGGITGTSGLHSAATIATSTALGLGSNGATATSNLSAPRNTPLLSSTGKAPPNLSQGVPPLLPNQYIMGPGGLLPAYPIYGYEDLHMLQSRLPMPSLQDYYGITFPGPTATLSGRDGSLANNPYSGEVTKFGRNDSTSPAPPTSLATQQPPQAQSQGQTQAQPQPPQAQPQPQGQPQHHSSQQAFLPPGYSYTGLPYYPGVPGAVPSAAAFQYGPTMFVPPGGPGPASAKQHSMGLGLGNPSASPFQQQAQQQPSGYGQHTFSSGYEELTAGPAGVEYGKGYNSSSQAQAKSAAAGPGKGVSVTSSNSGVPDISGSVYNKTQSFDKQGFHAGTPPPFSLPSALGGPGPLNPGAAPGGYAPAPFLHILPHQQPHSQLLHHHLAQDGQGVPSQRGQSSSLQQKSQVNKSSYGSSPYWAN; encoded by the exons atgatgAGCTCGCTGGGCAGCGACAAGGCCCGGGGCCCTCGGGAGAAAGCGCTGCCAGCTGTCACTCAGACATCACAACCACAGAAACAAATACAG GCTACTGCGGAGCAGATCCGACTTGCCCAGATGATCTATGACAAGAATGATGCTGACTTTGAGGACAAAGTTAACCAG CTGATGGAAGTGACTGGGAAGAACCAAGATGAGTGTATGGTAGCGCTCCATGACTGCAATGAGGATGTCAGCAGAGCCATCAATTTCCTCCTGGAGAGCACCTCAGACATG ACCTCATGGGAAACGGTGGGGAAGAAGAAGCCCCTGGTGAAGGAGGGCCCATCAGAAAGCAAGGAGAATAAGGAGAATAGGGAGAAGAAAGGAGAGAGGGAGGCAAGCAAGGGCCGTGCTGCAGCCACCCGCAAAGGCAAGGGGCAAAGGAACCGACAGG CACAAGGAGTGCGTCCGGAGGAGAATGGCGTGGAGGTGACAGCTGTGGAGAGAAGTTCAGACCGAGGTCGAAGGGTTAAAGGTGGCAGAG GATCTGGAGTTCGAGGTCGAGGGAAAGCCCCAACAGGGAGCAGGTTCTCAGCCCAGGGCATGGG GACTTTCAACCCTGCCGACTATACCTCAGAGGCTGGAACTGGGACCACACAAACAGAGGTTTGGGACACAGTGACCAACAACAGCACAGATGGAACAG TTGCCTGGAGAAAAACTTTGGAAGACTGGACAGCTGAGGACTGGAGTGAGGATGTCAGT CTCTCAGAGACCAAAGTGTTCACCTCCTCATGTGCACCAGCTGCTGAGAACCATATCACACCTGGGCAAAG tctggaTCTTTCCGCTCTGCTGCAGAAACCTGGGGTTGGGGGAAGAGAGGCACCTTCATCTTCTTCTAATCATAGTTTGGTCTTCACCAACTCccaccatcaccagcagccGCCCCCCAGTCgcagcaccaccagcagcacAAGCTACGCACATGCTGCTCTG TCATCAGTTCTGGGAGCTGGTTTTGGGGACTTGGGCCAGGCCAAGAGGCCTCCGCCCAGTGCTGGAGCTCAGATACTGGAACAGTTGAAAGGTCCTGGCTTGGGTCAGTTGCCTTCATCTCAGACAGCTCCTCCTGTGAGCACCCAAGGAAGCAACACCTCCATTGGTCGATTGCCAGGTCTTGGAGGACCTGTACCTCCGCCATCCTCCTCTGGTTGGGATCTGAAGGCTTCAGAGTCCAACACAACCCCATTGTCTTCACAGTTCAGCC GTGAGTTTGGACTGCAGCCAGAGCCTTCGCTTGTGCTTAGCCAGCTGGTTCAGAGGCACACAGGCCCCTCCTTGCCTCTGGCACGCCAGCCCAGTCCTCCATCGCAACAAGCAGCACCCCCTGCGTCAGCATCGCCTGCTCCCCAACACACCAGCACGCCAGCACAGGCCGGTCCGGTGatggctgctggtggtgttaAACCTCCTGCCTCTAGTGCAGCACTGGACCCTCAGGGAAGCGGTATGCCACAGCAGCAACGGGTGCAGCTCAAAGGTCCAAAACGAAGGATACCTCCCGCATCCAAG ATCCCCTCCACAGCAGTGGAAATGCCAGGCTCAGCTGATGTCCCTGGGTTAAATCTGCAGTTTGGAGCGCTTGATTTCGGCTCGGAGTCAGCTTTGCCAGAGTTTGGAGTTGTGGACAATTGTGTGGGTGCAGTATCCAGGGAGTCCACACCTGCACCTGCCTCAGCACCAGctgcatcaggaccaggaaCACAGAGCCAAACAAGTCTGTACTCAAAACCGCTAAG TGAGTCACTGGGCAGCCCTCTCTCTGTTGCCCTGCCTCCGCCCCTCTCCTCATCAGAGCCAATATATCACTCCTCCTCTGTGGCGCTGTCTAGTCTCGCTCCTTCATTAGGGACAGCCAGCTCCACCAATCCTCCATCCTCTTCAACAACCTcaaccacctcctcctccgtaccctcctcctcctcccccttcaCATCAGTGGGGGGAAGCTACGATGGGACGATACCCCCTCACACACGGCTGGCCTTCTCACAGAGCAAAGAGGCCACGGGGCCAGTGATG AATGGTCTGAATGGTGTAAGGACGTCTGCTGCTCTAGACA CTTCATCAGCTTCTTCCACACCGAAGCCAGAGTCGCCATCTATTAACATCAATGCCAATGGTCCGTCAGCACCTTCGTCCCACTTACCCTCCACCCTGACTGCACACAGTTCAGCTGCACTCTCTAACCTGGCGCAGGAGCTGCCCTCAGCGAGCCAACTCAACACACTGAATAG CCATGTCAGCAGTCATTCCTCAGTTTCAGCTCTGGGATCCAGCTCTCTCACT TACACCAGTGTTGACAGCAGCACCGTGAGCTCTCTGGCTCCTTCGTCTGGCTCTTACACCTCATCGCAGCCTCCAGCCTCATCACTCCACACAGCCCACAACAGCAGCAACAGtagcagcagcatcagccaCCTGGCCAACATGCCCAGCATGGGCAACAACATGAGCAGCACAGTTGGCGGTATTACTGGCACAAGTGGACTTCACTCCGCTGCCACCATCGCCACCAGCACAGCGCTGGGACTTGGCTCCAATGGAGCTACTGCCACATCCAACCTCTCTGCACCAAGGAACACACCCCTGCTCTCCTCCACTG GTAAAGCTCCTCCTAACCTGTCCCAGGGAGTGCCTCCTCTACTGCCCAACCAGTATATCATGGGCCCCGGGGGGCTGCTGCCTGCTTACCCA ATCTACGGCTATGAGGACCTCCATATGCTCCAGTCCAGACTGCCAATG CCCTCTTTGCAGGATTACTATGGAATCACATTCCCTGGCCCCACGGCAACTCTCTCTGGCAGAGACGGAAGCCTAGCCAACAACCCTTACTCAG GTGAAGTCACAAAGTTTGGCAGGAATGACTCCACCTCCCCAGCACCCCCTACCAGCCTGGCCACCCAACAGCCTCCACAGGCCCAAAGCCAAGGACAGACCCAGGCCCAGCCTCAGCCTCCTCAGGCCCAGCCTCAGCCCCAAGGCCAGCCGCAGCACCACAGCAGTCAGCAGGCCTTTCTGCCACCAGGCTACAGCTACACAGGCCTGCCTTACTACCCCGGAGTGCCCGGCGCCGTGCCCAGTGCTGCTGCCTTCCAGTATGGGCCCACCATGTTCGTTCCTCCCGGAGGCCCAGGACCTGCTTCAGCCAAGCAACACAGCATGGGCCTCGGCCTGGGAAACCCTTCAGCTAGCCCCTTCCAGCAGCAGGCACAGCAGCAGCCCAGCGGTTATGGCCAGCACACCTTCAGCTCAG GGTATGAGGAGCTGACAGCAGGGCCAGCAGGAGTAGAATATGGTAAAGGCTACAACTCCTCGTCACAGGCACAAGCcaaatctgctgctgcaggtcCTGGGAAAG GTGTCTCAGTAACATCCAGTAACTCCGGTGTGCCAGACATCAGTGGAAGTGTTTACAATAAGACCCAG TCTTTTGATAAGCAGGGTTTCCATGCGGGGACCCCACCTCCCTTTAGCCTGCCATCAGCGCTTGGGGGTCCAGGGCCCCTGAACCCTGGAGCAGCTCCCGGAGGCTATGCACCTGCCCCATTCCTCCACATCCTGCCTCACCAGCAACCCCACTCACAGCTGCTGCATCACCATCTAGCTCAGGATGGACAG GGTGTTCCCAGCCAGCGGGGTCAGTCCAGCAGCCTGCAACAAAAGAGCCAAGTCAACAAGTCGAGCTACGGCAGCTCCCCTTACTGGGCCAACTGA
- the ubap2a gene encoding ubiquitin-associated protein 2a isoform X1, translating into MMSSLGSDKARGPREKALPAVTQTSQPQKQIQATAEQIRLAQMIYDKNDADFEDKVNQLMEVTGKNQDECMVALHDCNEDVSRAINFLLESTSDMTSWETVGKKKPLVKEGPSESKENKENREKKGEREASKGRAAATRKGKGQRNRQAQGVRPEENGVEVTAVERSSDRGRRVKGGRGSGVRGRGKAPTGSRFSAQGMGTFNPADYTSEAGTGTTQTEVWDTVTNNSTDGTVAWRKTLEDWTAEDWSEDVSLSETKVFTSSCAPAAENHITPGQSLDLSALLQKPGVGGREAPSSSSNHSLVFTNSHHHQQPPPSRSTTSSTSYAHAALSSVLGAGFGDLGQAKRPPPSAGAQILEQLKGPGLGQLPSSQTAPPVSTQGSNTSIGRLPGLGGPVPPPSSSGWDLKASESNTTPLSSQFSREFGLQPEPSLVLSQLVQRHTGPSLPLARQPSPPSQQAAPPASASPAPQHTSTPAQAGPVMAAGGVKPPASSAALDPQGSGMPQQQRVQLKGPKRRIPPASKIPSTAVEMPGSADVPGLNLQFGALDFGSESALPEFGVVDNCVGAVSRESTPAPASAPAASGPGTQSQTSLYSKPLSESLGSPLSVALPPPLSSSEPIYHSSSVALSSLAPSLGTASSTNPPSSSTTSTTSSSVPSSSSPFTSVGGSYDGTIPPHTRLAFSQSKEATGPVMNGLNGVRTSAALDTSSASSTPKPESPSININANGPSAPSSHLPSTLTAHSSAALSNLAQELPSASQLNTLNSHVSSHSSVSALGSSSLTYTSVDSSTVSSLAPSSGSYTSSQPPASSLHTAHNSSNSSSSISHLANMPSMGNNMSSTVGGITGTSGLHSAATIATSTALGLGSNGATATSNLSAPRNTPLLSSTGKAPPNLSQGVPPLLPNQYIMGPGGLLPAYPQIYGYEDLHMLQSRLPMPSLQDYYGITFPGPTATLSGRDGSLANNPYSGEVTKFGRNDSTSPAPPTSLATQQPPQAQSQGQTQAQPQPPQAQPQPQGQPQHHSSQQAFLPPGYSYTGLPYYPGVPGAVPSAAAFQYGPTMFVPPGGPGPASAKQHSMGLGLGNPSASPFQQQAQQQPSGYGQHTFSSGYEELTAGPAGVEYGKGYNSSSQAQAKSAAAGPGKGVSVTSSNSGVPDISGSVYNKTQSFDKQGFHAGTPPPFSLPSALGGPGPLNPGAAPGGYAPAPFLHILPHQQPHSQLLHHHLAQDGQGVPSQRGQSSSLQQKSQVNKSSYGSSPYWAN; encoded by the exons atgatgAGCTCGCTGGGCAGCGACAAGGCCCGGGGCCCTCGGGAGAAAGCGCTGCCAGCTGTCACTCAGACATCACAACCACAGAAACAAATACAG GCTACTGCGGAGCAGATCCGACTTGCCCAGATGATCTATGACAAGAATGATGCTGACTTTGAGGACAAAGTTAACCAG CTGATGGAAGTGACTGGGAAGAACCAAGATGAGTGTATGGTAGCGCTCCATGACTGCAATGAGGATGTCAGCAGAGCCATCAATTTCCTCCTGGAGAGCACCTCAGACATG ACCTCATGGGAAACGGTGGGGAAGAAGAAGCCCCTGGTGAAGGAGGGCCCATCAGAAAGCAAGGAGAATAAGGAGAATAGGGAGAAGAAAGGAGAGAGGGAGGCAAGCAAGGGCCGTGCTGCAGCCACCCGCAAAGGCAAGGGGCAAAGGAACCGACAGG CACAAGGAGTGCGTCCGGAGGAGAATGGCGTGGAGGTGACAGCTGTGGAGAGAAGTTCAGACCGAGGTCGAAGGGTTAAAGGTGGCAGAG GATCTGGAGTTCGAGGTCGAGGGAAAGCCCCAACAGGGAGCAGGTTCTCAGCCCAGGGCATGGG GACTTTCAACCCTGCCGACTATACCTCAGAGGCTGGAACTGGGACCACACAAACAGAGGTTTGGGACACAGTGACCAACAACAGCACAGATGGAACAG TTGCCTGGAGAAAAACTTTGGAAGACTGGACAGCTGAGGACTGGAGTGAGGATGTCAGT CTCTCAGAGACCAAAGTGTTCACCTCCTCATGTGCACCAGCTGCTGAGAACCATATCACACCTGGGCAAAG tctggaTCTTTCCGCTCTGCTGCAGAAACCTGGGGTTGGGGGAAGAGAGGCACCTTCATCTTCTTCTAATCATAGTTTGGTCTTCACCAACTCccaccatcaccagcagccGCCCCCCAGTCgcagcaccaccagcagcacAAGCTACGCACATGCTGCTCTG TCATCAGTTCTGGGAGCTGGTTTTGGGGACTTGGGCCAGGCCAAGAGGCCTCCGCCCAGTGCTGGAGCTCAGATACTGGAACAGTTGAAAGGTCCTGGCTTGGGTCAGTTGCCTTCATCTCAGACAGCTCCTCCTGTGAGCACCCAAGGAAGCAACACCTCCATTGGTCGATTGCCAGGTCTTGGAGGACCTGTACCTCCGCCATCCTCCTCTGGTTGGGATCTGAAGGCTTCAGAGTCCAACACAACCCCATTGTCTTCACAGTTCAGCC GTGAGTTTGGACTGCAGCCAGAGCCTTCGCTTGTGCTTAGCCAGCTGGTTCAGAGGCACACAGGCCCCTCCTTGCCTCTGGCACGCCAGCCCAGTCCTCCATCGCAACAAGCAGCACCCCCTGCGTCAGCATCGCCTGCTCCCCAACACACCAGCACGCCAGCACAGGCCGGTCCGGTGatggctgctggtggtgttaAACCTCCTGCCTCTAGTGCAGCACTGGACCCTCAGGGAAGCGGTATGCCACAGCAGCAACGGGTGCAGCTCAAAGGTCCAAAACGAAGGATACCTCCCGCATCCAAG ATCCCCTCCACAGCAGTGGAAATGCCAGGCTCAGCTGATGTCCCTGGGTTAAATCTGCAGTTTGGAGCGCTTGATTTCGGCTCGGAGTCAGCTTTGCCAGAGTTTGGAGTTGTGGACAATTGTGTGGGTGCAGTATCCAGGGAGTCCACACCTGCACCTGCCTCAGCACCAGctgcatcaggaccaggaaCACAGAGCCAAACAAGTCTGTACTCAAAACCGCTAAG TGAGTCACTGGGCAGCCCTCTCTCTGTTGCCCTGCCTCCGCCCCTCTCCTCATCAGAGCCAATATATCACTCCTCCTCTGTGGCGCTGTCTAGTCTCGCTCCTTCATTAGGGACAGCCAGCTCCACCAATCCTCCATCCTCTTCAACAACCTcaaccacctcctcctccgtaccctcctcctcctcccccttcaCATCAGTGGGGGGAAGCTACGATGGGACGATACCCCCTCACACACGGCTGGCCTTCTCACAGAGCAAAGAGGCCACGGGGCCAGTGATG AATGGTCTGAATGGTGTAAGGACGTCTGCTGCTCTAGACA CTTCATCAGCTTCTTCCACACCGAAGCCAGAGTCGCCATCTATTAACATCAATGCCAATGGTCCGTCAGCACCTTCGTCCCACTTACCCTCCACCCTGACTGCACACAGTTCAGCTGCACTCTCTAACCTGGCGCAGGAGCTGCCCTCAGCGAGCCAACTCAACACACTGAATAG CCATGTCAGCAGTCATTCCTCAGTTTCAGCTCTGGGATCCAGCTCTCTCACT TACACCAGTGTTGACAGCAGCACCGTGAGCTCTCTGGCTCCTTCGTCTGGCTCTTACACCTCATCGCAGCCTCCAGCCTCATCACTCCACACAGCCCACAACAGCAGCAACAGtagcagcagcatcagccaCCTGGCCAACATGCCCAGCATGGGCAACAACATGAGCAGCACAGTTGGCGGTATTACTGGCACAAGTGGACTTCACTCCGCTGCCACCATCGCCACCAGCACAGCGCTGGGACTTGGCTCCAATGGAGCTACTGCCACATCCAACCTCTCTGCACCAAGGAACACACCCCTGCTCTCCTCCACTG GTAAAGCTCCTCCTAACCTGTCCCAGGGAGTGCCTCCTCTACTGCCCAACCAGTATATCATGGGCCCCGGGGGGCTGCTGCCTGCTTACCCA CAGATCTACGGCTATGAGGACCTCCATATGCTCCAGTCCAGACTGCCAATG CCCTCTTTGCAGGATTACTATGGAATCACATTCCCTGGCCCCACGGCAACTCTCTCTGGCAGAGACGGAAGCCTAGCCAACAACCCTTACTCAG GTGAAGTCACAAAGTTTGGCAGGAATGACTCCACCTCCCCAGCACCCCCTACCAGCCTGGCCACCCAACAGCCTCCACAGGCCCAAAGCCAAGGACAGACCCAGGCCCAGCCTCAGCCTCCTCAGGCCCAGCCTCAGCCCCAAGGCCAGCCGCAGCACCACAGCAGTCAGCAGGCCTTTCTGCCACCAGGCTACAGCTACACAGGCCTGCCTTACTACCCCGGAGTGCCCGGCGCCGTGCCCAGTGCTGCTGCCTTCCAGTATGGGCCCACCATGTTCGTTCCTCCCGGAGGCCCAGGACCTGCTTCAGCCAAGCAACACAGCATGGGCCTCGGCCTGGGAAACCCTTCAGCTAGCCCCTTCCAGCAGCAGGCACAGCAGCAGCCCAGCGGTTATGGCCAGCACACCTTCAGCTCAG GGTATGAGGAGCTGACAGCAGGGCCAGCAGGAGTAGAATATGGTAAAGGCTACAACTCCTCGTCACAGGCACAAGCcaaatctgctgctgcaggtcCTGGGAAAG GTGTCTCAGTAACATCCAGTAACTCCGGTGTGCCAGACATCAGTGGAAGTGTTTACAATAAGACCCAG TCTTTTGATAAGCAGGGTTTCCATGCGGGGACCCCACCTCCCTTTAGCCTGCCATCAGCGCTTGGGGGTCCAGGGCCCCTGAACCCTGGAGCAGCTCCCGGAGGCTATGCACCTGCCCCATTCCTCCACATCCTGCCTCACCAGCAACCCCACTCACAGCTGCTGCATCACCATCTAGCTCAGGATGGACAG GGTGTTCCCAGCCAGCGGGGTCAGTCCAGCAGCCTGCAACAAAAGAGCCAAGTCAACAAGTCGAGCTACGGCAGCTCCCCTTACTGGGCCAACTGA